A single window of Rana temporaria chromosome 1, aRanTem1.1, whole genome shotgun sequence DNA harbors:
- the LOC120930603 gene encoding cytochrome c oxidase subunit 7C, mitochondrial — protein sequence MFGQTVRRFATSAIRRSHYEEGPGKNLPFSVENKWKLLALMTVFFGSGFTAPFLIVRHQLLKK from the exons ATGTTCGGTCAGACTGTCCGCCGGTTCGCCACGTCCGCTATTCGCCGATCCCACTATGAGGAGGGTCCCGGCAAG AACCTGCCCTTTTCTGTGGAAAACAAATGGAAGCTACTAGCTTTAATGACTGTGTTCTTCGGCAGTGGGTTTACTGCCCCCTTCCTGATCGTCAGACACCAGCTTCTGAAAAAGTAA